The Paenibacillus uliginis N3/975 genome has a window encoding:
- a CDS encoding M50 family metallopeptidase has protein sequence MNKWLKTILYLVGAAVLTRFIPFSSWFRIMDTMIHELGHAVATLLLSGRVLSIELNPDHSGTTYSVLASGWRTIAVSLSGYISASLFSVLMFYGYAKRKQGEGLLVISGIAMLMILLFVRNGYGVWWLSIFIVITLVFYFLGTRIRNAYFLLLAFLSLEESVMGPFSLLLYAIRQPSRAGDAANLANTTIVPALIWALLFLVFALWCAKLALQVFWRKRPAPSHAQS, from the coding sequence ATGAACAAATGGCTGAAAACAATTCTGTATCTTGTCGGCGCAGCCGTGTTGACCCGGTTTATACCATTCTCCTCCTGGTTCCGCATTATGGACACCATGATTCATGAGCTAGGACACGCGGTCGCTACACTATTGCTGTCAGGACGTGTGCTCAGTATTGAGTTAAATCCGGATCACAGCGGTACGACCTATTCCGTCCTTGCTTCCGGATGGAGAACGATTGCGGTATCCCTTTCCGGCTACATTTCCGCTTCTTTATTCTCCGTTCTGATGTTCTATGGTTATGCCAAGCGGAAGCAAGGAGAAGGACTGCTGGTGATCTCAGGGATTGCCATGCTCATGATCCTTTTATTCGTACGTAACGGATATGGTGTGTGGTGGCTTAGCATCTTTATTGTGATCACTTTGGTATTCTATTTCCTCGGCACACGCATCCGGAACGCGTACTTTCTACTGCTCGCCTTCCTCTCGTTGGAGGAATCCGTCATGGGCCCGTTTTCACTCCTGCTGTATGCCATCCGTCAGCCGAGCCGGGCCGGCGATGCTGCGAACTTAGCGAACACAACCATTGTGCCCGCGTTGATATGGGCATTGTTGTTTCTGGTGTTTGCTTTATGGTGCGCCAAGCTTGCCCTGCAAGTGTTCTGGCGCAAGCGTCCGGCGCCGAGCCACGCTCAATCGTAA
- a CDS encoding ABC transporter substrate-binding protein yields MKKLKLTLALVLSMGTLLTACSGGDKAAEGGKEAPTELVISTWGFAEDQLKKNLYEPFEKQYNVKIVTEIGNNTDRLNKIRQGSSKVDILYLSDYYALQAAEEGLLEKIDRKNIPNIDKLYDIAKAPTGEDYGPAHTVAQFGLAVNSDDVKTPVESWSDLWKAEFKNKIALPNITITTGPMMMDFAAKVGGGQDMDTEAAFKAIKEINPGVVKYYSKSADLVNMFAQGEIVAAPIQDTFFGSLKEALPSAQYITPKEGAYALMNTVNIVKGSKNKELAEKFINWHLSQEVQEANAKDRIDSPTNKEVKLTAEEAEGLTYGADVVENLKILDLNQVNKQMSGWIDRWNREIE; encoded by the coding sequence ATGAAAAAATTAAAGTTAACACTTGCACTCGTACTATCGATGGGAACATTGCTGACCGCTTGCTCCGGCGGAGACAAAGCAGCTGAAGGCGGCAAAGAAGCACCGACAGAACTGGTCATCTCGACATGGGGCTTTGCGGAAGATCAACTAAAGAAAAATTTATACGAGCCATTCGAGAAACAATATAACGTTAAAATCGTCACCGAGATCGGAAATAACACCGATCGCTTGAACAAAATTCGCCAAGGCAGCTCAAAGGTAGACATCCTCTACTTGTCCGACTACTATGCGCTGCAAGCGGCTGAGGAAGGCTTGCTCGAGAAGATCGATCGGAAGAACATTCCGAACATCGATAAGCTGTATGATATTGCGAAGGCTCCAACCGGAGAGGATTATGGCCCAGCTCATACCGTCGCCCAGTTCGGTCTGGCCGTGAACAGCGATGACGTGAAGACGCCGGTAGAATCGTGGAGTGACCTGTGGAAGGCTGAATTCAAGAATAAAATCGCGCTTCCGAACATTACGATTACGACAGGCCCGATGATGATGGATTTCGCAGCGAAAGTCGGAGGCGGCCAGGATATGGATACCGAAGCGGCTTTTAAAGCGATCAAAGAAATCAATCCGGGTGTTGTCAAATACTATTCCAAATCCGCGGATCTCGTGAACATGTTTGCGCAAGGCGAAATCGTAGCTGCTCCGATCCAGGATACGTTCTTCGGCAGCTTGAAGGAAGCATTGCCATCCGCACAATATATCACACCTAAAGAAGGCGCTTATGCGCTTATGAATACAGTCAACATCGTCAAAGGTTCGAAAAACAAAGAATTGGCGGAAAAATTCATCAACTGGCATTTGAGCCAAGAAGTGCAAGAGGCGAACGCTAAAGATCGTATCGACTCCCCAACGAACAAAGAAGTGAAATTGACAGCGGAAGAAGCTGAAGGTCTTACTTATGGCGCAGATGTCGTTGAGAACTTGAAGATCCTTGATTTGAACCAGGTAAACAAGCAAATGAGCGGTTGGATTGACCGCTGGAACCGTGAAATCGAGTAA
- a CDS encoding nucleoside hydrolase has product MMLTDTAPVQRKPVIIDVDTGVDDALALALVWKCKQLELVGVTTVNGNVSLAQSTLNTRKVLHMLQQLDRNGRGSDTGGSETVYDTEANSCPSGVSTWTVPIVPGANEPLMRPTFFEHAVHGNDGLGGALSDMEPPELEPDQKHAAQFIIEQAKKRPGELTLIMTAPLTNLAIALRACPELPQLVKRVIVMGGALQTYGNVTPVAEYNIYVDPEAAKIVLHAGFDLTLVGLDVTRQALLRPEHLQKLDNTPLGSFVRTCTEQYMERYRMRNGVEACAMHDPLAAYVAIDDSIMKTCRYYVDVETRSDLCDGQTVCDVQHRLGQEPNVNVCVEVDGDTFMERFISILQA; this is encoded by the coding sequence ATGATGCTTACAGATACCGCTCCTGTACAGCGAAAGCCCGTTATTATAGATGTTGATACGGGCGTGGATGATGCATTGGCACTGGCGCTTGTATGGAAATGTAAACAACTGGAGCTTGTAGGCGTGACGACGGTTAATGGCAACGTCTCGCTCGCGCAGTCGACGTTAAATACCCGGAAAGTGTTGCACATGCTGCAGCAATTGGATAGAAACGGCCGGGGTTCAGATACTGGGGGAAGCGAAACCGTTTATGACACGGAGGCTAATTCTTGCCCAAGCGGCGTATCCACCTGGACGGTTCCCATCGTCCCGGGTGCGAACGAGCCCTTGATGCGCCCGACGTTCTTTGAGCATGCGGTGCATGGCAACGACGGGTTGGGCGGCGCGCTATCTGATATGGAACCGCCTGAGCTAGAACCCGATCAGAAGCATGCAGCTCAGTTCATCATCGAACAAGCGAAGAAGCGCCCTGGTGAACTGACGCTCATTATGACCGCACCGCTTACAAATCTGGCAATCGCGCTTCGTGCTTGCCCCGAGCTGCCACAGCTCGTCAAGCGTGTCATCGTAATGGGAGGCGCCTTGCAGACATACGGCAATGTAACGCCTGTGGCGGAATACAACATATACGTTGATCCGGAAGCAGCCAAGATTGTACTTCACGCTGGCTTCGATCTGACGCTAGTTGGACTGGATGTGACACGTCAGGCGCTGCTGCGGCCGGAGCATTTACAGAAGCTCGATAACACGCCGCTTGGCAGCTTCGTTCGTACCTGCACCGAACAGTATATGGAGCGCTACCGCATGCGCAACGGAGTTGAGGCGTGCGCCATGCATGATCCACTTGCAGCCTACGTGGCTATAGACGATAGCATCATGAAGACATGCCGGTATTATGTTGATGTCGAGACAAGAAGCGATCTGTGCGACGGGCAGACCGTCTGTGACGTACAACATCGCCTCGGCCAAGAGCCGAATGTAAATGTTTGTGTAGAAGTAGATGGAGACACGTTCATGGAACGCTTTATCTCCATACTGCAAGCTTAG
- a CDS encoding ABC transporter permease, whose translation MKQQHRGLAVFTILAYIFLLGPLFIIMATSFGEGSVLKFPPEGFSLKWYQNIFEVEMFLTTFKVTIIVALVGNLIALLLGVPAAYALSRYQFKGKGLLNSIFISPILIPGVVLGFTMLKYLVVRFHLPVYTSLLIGHIVLMMPFIIRVIGSSLSNFDYSVEEASMSLGASRLKTFFTVVLPNIRSGLIAGVLLAFLESFNNVDISVFMTGPGVSTLPIQMLTYVENYFDPTIAAISVLLMMITALLMFSIERLMGLSYFTKNN comes from the coding sequence ATGAAACAACAACATCGCGGACTTGCCGTATTTACGATATTGGCGTATATCTTTTTGCTAGGGCCGCTTTTTATCATTATGGCGACATCTTTCGGGGAAGGCTCAGTTCTAAAGTTCCCACCGGAAGGCTTTTCGCTGAAGTGGTACCAGAATATTTTTGAAGTTGAAATGTTTTTAACCACGTTCAAAGTTACGATTATCGTAGCGCTTGTCGGCAATCTGATTGCGCTGCTGCTCGGCGTCCCTGCTGCTTATGCGTTAAGTCGCTATCAATTCAAGGGTAAGGGACTGCTCAACTCGATCTTTATATCACCGATTCTAATTCCCGGTGTCGTGCTTGGATTTACGATGCTCAAATATTTAGTCGTTCGATTCCATCTGCCCGTATATACCAGCTTGCTCATCGGACATATCGTGCTCATGATGCCGTTCATTATTCGGGTTATTGGGTCGAGTTTATCAAACTTCGATTATTCGGTCGAAGAGGCATCTATGAGCTTGGGCGCTAGTCGATTGAAGACATTCTTTACGGTCGTGCTGCCGAATATTCGCTCGGGTCTCATTGCTGGTGTGCTGCTCGCGTTCCTGGAATCGTTCAACAATGTGGATATATCCGTGTTTATGACGGGCCCAGGGGTAAGTACGCTGCCGATTCAAATGCTTACCTATGTTGAGAACTATTTCGATCCGACGATCGCAGCGATTTCCGTGCTGCTTATGATGATAACGGCATTGCTTATGTTCTCGATTGAACGCTTAATGGGACTCTCCTACTTTACGAAAAATAACTAG
- the tpiA gene encoding triose-phosphate isomerase → MRTPIIAGNWKMFKTVPEAKAFFEEVKGKAEVEGVESVICAPFTNLPALVEAAKGTNIKIGAQNLHFEENGAFTGEISGVMLQDLGVDYVIIGHSERRQYFGETDEIVNKKVHAAFRHRLLPIVCVGEKLEEREAGQTKNVCKVQTEAAFAGIPADQAVHVVIAYEPIWAIGTGKSSTAQDANEVISYIRDLVKGMYGEDVAAQVRIQYGGSVKPENVTEYMGQSDIDGALVGGASLQPASFIQLVEGAK, encoded by the coding sequence GTGAGAACACCTATCATAGCCGGCAACTGGAAAATGTTCAAAACTGTTCCGGAAGCCAAAGCATTCTTTGAAGAGGTAAAAGGCAAAGCGGAAGTCGAGGGCGTGGAAAGTGTGATCTGCGCGCCGTTTACGAACCTTCCTGCGCTTGTTGAAGCTGCTAAAGGCACGAACATCAAGATTGGCGCACAAAATCTGCATTTTGAGGAAAATGGCGCATTTACCGGCGAAATCAGTGGTGTCATGCTGCAGGATCTGGGCGTAGACTATGTCATTATCGGACATTCGGAGCGCCGTCAATATTTCGGCGAAACGGATGAGATTGTGAACAAAAAAGTCCATGCGGCTTTCCGTCACCGTCTTCTTCCGATCGTATGTGTCGGCGAGAAGCTCGAAGAGCGTGAAGCTGGCCAAACGAAGAACGTATGCAAAGTACAGACGGAAGCAGCTTTTGCAGGAATTCCTGCGGATCAGGCTGTTCATGTTGTGATTGCTTACGAACCGATCTGGGCGATTGGAACAGGTAAATCCTCCACAGCACAGGATGCTAACGAAGTAATCTCTTACATCCGTGACCTTGTGAAAGGAATGTACGGTGAAGATGTGGCCGCTCAGGTGCGCATTCAATACGGTGGCAGTGTGAAACCTGAGAATGTAACTGAGTATATGGGTCAAAGCGACATTGACGGCGCGCTCGTTGGAGGAGCCAGCTTGCAGCCAGCCTCTTTCATCCAGCTCGTTGAGGGGGCGAAATAA
- the eno gene encoding phosphopyruvate hydratase: MTIISDVYAREVLDSRGNPTVEVEVYLESGAIGRAIVPSGASTGVHEAVELRDDDKSRYLGKGVLKAVENVNEIIAPEVIGMDALDQLGIDKLMITLDGTPNKGKLGANAILAVSMAVARAAAEALDLPLYVYLGGFNAKQLPVPMMNIVNGGAHADNNVDVQEFMVLPVGAPSFKEALRMGAEIFHNLKSVLKGKGLNTAVGDEGGFAPNFTSNEDALSSIIEAIEKAGYKPGEDVFLGMDVASTEFFKDGKYVLEGEGKSYAPAEFVDLLASWVDKYPIITIEDGCSEDDWEGWKLLTEKLGNKIQLVGDDLFVTNTERLERGINENIGNSILIKVNQIGTLTETFDAIEMAKRAGYTAVISHRSGESEDSTIADIAVATNAGQIKTGAPSRTDRVAKYNQLLRIEDQLGELAQYNGLKSFYNLKK; this comes from the coding sequence ATGACTATTATTTCCGACGTATACGCACGCGAAGTCCTTGACTCCCGTGGTAACCCGACTGTAGAAGTTGAAGTATATCTGGAATCCGGTGCAATCGGACGCGCTATCGTTCCATCTGGTGCTTCCACTGGTGTTCACGAAGCGGTTGAACTTCGCGACGACGACAAATCCCGTTACCTGGGCAAAGGCGTTCTGAAAGCTGTTGAGAACGTAAATGAAATTATCGCTCCAGAAGTAATTGGAATGGACGCTTTGGATCAACTCGGCATCGACAAGCTGATGATCACTTTGGACGGAACTCCGAACAAAGGCAAGCTGGGCGCTAACGCTATCCTGGCTGTATCCATGGCTGTTGCTCGTGCAGCTGCTGAAGCTCTGGATCTTCCGCTGTATGTTTACCTCGGCGGATTCAATGCGAAACAGCTTCCAGTACCTATGATGAACATCGTTAACGGTGGCGCACACGCTGACAACAACGTTGACGTTCAAGAGTTCATGGTACTGCCTGTTGGCGCACCAAGCTTCAAAGAAGCACTTCGTATGGGTGCTGAAATCTTCCACAACCTGAAATCCGTACTTAAAGGCAAAGGCCTGAACACTGCAGTTGGTGACGAAGGCGGTTTTGCTCCTAACTTCACATCCAACGAAGATGCATTGTCTTCCATCATCGAAGCTATCGAGAAAGCCGGCTACAAGCCAGGCGAAGACGTATTCCTCGGTATGGACGTTGCTTCCACTGAGTTCTTCAAAGATGGCAAGTATGTTCTGGAAGGCGAAGGCAAGTCCTATGCCCCTGCAGAATTCGTTGACTTGCTCGCTTCTTGGGTTGATAAATACCCAATCATCACCATCGAAGACGGATGTTCCGAGGACGATTGGGAAGGTTGGAAATTGCTCACTGAGAAATTGGGCAACAAAATTCAACTCGTTGGTGACGACTTGTTCGTTACGAACACAGAGCGTCTGGAAAGAGGTATCAACGAAAATATTGGTAACTCCATCCTGATCAAAGTTAACCAAATCGGTACGCTGACTGAAACATTTGATGCGATCGAAATGGCAAAACGTGCTGGTTACACAGCAGTTATCTCCCACCGTTCCGGTGAATCCGAAGACAGCACTATTGCTGACATCGCGGTTGCTACAAACGCTGGTCAGATCAAAACAGGTGCTCCTTCCCGTACTGACCGTGTTGCGAAATACAACCAATTGCTTCGCATCGAAGATCAATTGGGTGAATTGGCTCAATACAACGGCTTGAAGTCGTTCTACAACTTGAAGAAGTAA
- the gpmI gene encoding 2,3-bisphosphoglycerate-independent phosphoglycerate mutase has translation MSAPKPVALIIMDGFGLRNTTEGNAVSQANKPNYDRYLKQYPNTTLTACGEAVGLPAGQMGNSEVGHLNIGAGRIVYQDLTRITKSIREGEFFENETLVEAIRSAKKNNKKLHLYGLVSDGGVHSHIEHMFAMLDLAKKEGMHEVYIHGFMDGRDVAPDSGKQFIKDLIAKIEEVGVGKIATVSGRYYAMDRDKRWDRVEKAYRAMVYGEGPKYTDPLKAINESYEKSVYDEFVEPTVIVDDQGNPVSLVESGDSVIFLNYRPDRAIQLSQVFTNKDFRGFDRGPKFPQDLHFVCLTLFSETVEGFVAYKPKNLDNTLGEVLVQNNKKQLRIAETEKYPHVTFFFSGGRDVELPGETRVLINSPKVATYDLQPEMSAYEVADACVKEIEADKHDAIILNFANPDMVGHSGMLEPTIKAVEVTDECVGKVVDAVLAKGGVVLITADHGNADMVFDENGRPFTAHTTNPVPFIVTDENVTLREGGILADIAPTILDLMQLEKPEEMTGTSMIAARK, from the coding sequence ATGTCAGCACCAAAACCCGTAGCACTGATCATCATGGACGGATTCGGGCTGCGCAATACCACTGAAGGTAATGCGGTCTCCCAAGCTAACAAGCCAAACTATGATCGTTATTTGAAGCAGTACCCGAATACAACGCTGACGGCTTGTGGTGAAGCGGTAGGCCTTCCGGCAGGACAGATGGGTAACTCTGAAGTGGGTCACCTGAACATCGGAGCTGGACGGATCGTTTATCAAGACTTAACTCGGATTACGAAGTCGATTCGCGAAGGTGAATTTTTTGAGAATGAAACCCTCGTAGAAGCAATCCGTTCCGCTAAGAAAAACAACAAGAAACTGCATCTGTACGGCCTCGTATCCGATGGCGGTGTTCACAGCCATATTGAGCATATGTTCGCTATGCTGGACCTTGCCAAGAAGGAAGGTATGCACGAAGTATACATCCACGGCTTCATGGATGGTCGTGACGTGGCACCGGACAGTGGTAAGCAGTTTATTAAAGACTTGATCGCTAAGATCGAGGAAGTCGGCGTTGGCAAAATCGCCACCGTATCGGGACGCTACTATGCGATGGACCGTGACAAACGTTGGGACCGCGTAGAGAAAGCTTACCGTGCGATGGTGTACGGCGAAGGCCCGAAATACACTGATCCACTGAAAGCGATCAATGAATCTTACGAGAAATCGGTCTATGATGAATTCGTAGAGCCAACTGTCATCGTAGATGATCAGGGCAATCCGGTGAGCCTGGTGGAAAGCGGAGATTCTGTAATCTTCTTGAACTACCGCCCAGACCGTGCGATCCAGCTGTCCCAGGTATTTACGAACAAGGATTTCCGTGGATTTGACCGTGGACCTAAGTTTCCGCAAGATTTGCATTTTGTCTGCTTGACCTTGTTTAGCGAAACGGTAGAGGGCTTTGTTGCGTACAAGCCGAAGAACCTCGACAATACGCTGGGTGAAGTGCTGGTGCAGAACAACAAGAAGCAGCTGCGTATTGCAGAGACGGAGAAATACCCACACGTCACGTTTTTCTTCAGCGGCGGTCGTGATGTTGAGCTTCCGGGCGAGACACGCGTGCTGATTAATTCGCCGAAGGTGGCCACGTATGACCTACAGCCAGAGATGAGCGCTTATGAAGTGGCGGATGCTTGTGTGAAGGAGATCGAAGCGGATAAACACGATGCGATTATCCTGAACTTTGCAAACCCCGACATGGTAGGCCATTCCGGCATGTTGGAACCAACAATCAAAGCAGTTGAAGTTACAGACGAATGTGTCGGCAAAGTGGTGGATGCTGTCCTTGCTAAAGGCGGCGTTGTCCTCATTACAGCTGACCATGGCAACGCAGATATGGTATTCGATGAGAACGGACGGCCATTTACAGCTCATACAACGAACCCGGTTCCGTTTATCGTCACAGACGAGAACGTAACCCTGCGTGAAGGCGGTATTCTTGCTGATATCGCACCGACTATTTTGGATCTGATGCAGCTTGAGAAGCCGGAAGAAATGACCGGAACATCTATGATTGCAGCCCGCAAATAG
- a CDS encoding adenine deaminase: MKIDLLVTNVNVYNVYLKRFITGNAAIKDGKFLYIGARGTETFEAAEVIDGAGKYMVPGLVDIHLHIESTMVTPKTFSHGLIKNGVTTIVSEPHEMANVFGVEGVKEMIHASEGCTADILYAIPSSVPATPLETTGGEIDLVDIDELLQDERVICLGEIMNSVDVLRDPECKTNRILNHVRTNYPQLVIEGHTPKKLVDLELARFMFAGVDSDHTEQAVDSMRDRLANGMFLEIQEKSMTPDIMNVLIHEDVAELFCFITDDVMADTFVQNGHLNHLVKKAISMGMAPERAIYAATYTPARRMRLYDRGAIAPNKVADFVLLSDIEQFQIEAVFKHGRLAYEAGAAYEQERGERQFPPHFYKSVQLAALTGDDFRVAVEAADGEHTCRVMEVINGTTNTNELHEQVRVENGVLNWQDSSYGLIATFERYGKNGNRAYGLITGNTIKHGAIATTYSHDNHNLLVVGHSPEDMALASNTVIADQGGFCVVKDGKVLAHIPLPVGGILSEESFEEFGQAVKQLREAMESLGYEHYNPIMSLCTHSLPVSPALKLTDLGLIDVHSGQVVPLIVGTD; this comes from the coding sequence ATGAAGATAGATTTGTTGGTAACAAACGTCAACGTATATAACGTATATTTAAAACGATTCATCACAGGCAATGCAGCGATTAAAGACGGGAAATTCCTCTACATCGGTGCCCGTGGAACGGAGACTTTCGAGGCGGCTGAAGTCATCGATGGAGCTGGGAAATATATGGTTCCAGGGCTTGTCGATATTCATCTTCATATCGAAAGCACGATGGTAACGCCAAAAACGTTCTCACATGGACTGATCAAAAATGGGGTGACGACCATTGTATCCGAACCCCATGAGATGGCCAATGTATTCGGCGTGGAAGGCGTTAAGGAAATGATTCATGCCAGCGAAGGCTGCACTGCGGACATCTTATATGCCATTCCGAGCTCTGTCCCGGCAACGCCGCTTGAGACGACAGGCGGTGAAATCGATCTTGTCGATATTGATGAGCTGCTGCAGGACGAACGGGTTATCTGCTTGGGCGAAATAATGAACTCGGTTGATGTGCTGCGTGATCCGGAATGCAAAACGAATCGCATTTTGAATCATGTTCGAACAAATTATCCACAGCTCGTTATTGAAGGACACACACCGAAGAAGCTGGTCGATCTGGAACTGGCGCGCTTCATGTTCGCAGGTGTCGATTCAGATCATACGGAGCAGGCCGTGGATAGTATGCGCGATCGGCTGGCAAACGGCATGTTCCTCGAAATTCAAGAGAAGTCAATGACGCCGGATATTATGAATGTGCTCATTCATGAAGACGTTGCGGAGTTATTCTGCTTCATAACAGACGACGTAATGGCGGACACATTTGTGCAGAACGGGCATTTGAATCATCTTGTTAAAAAGGCGATTTCGATGGGCATGGCACCGGAGCGTGCGATCTATGCGGCAACCTATACACCAGCGAGACGGATGCGTCTCTACGACCGTGGTGCGATTGCGCCGAATAAGGTCGCGGACTTCGTTCTGCTTAGCGATATCGAACAATTTCAGATTGAGGCGGTATTTAAGCATGGTCGCCTAGCCTATGAAGCCGGGGCCGCTTATGAACAAGAGCGCGGTGAGCGTCAATTTCCGCCGCATTTCTACAAGAGCGTGCAGCTTGCTGCACTTACAGGAGATGACTTCCGCGTTGCTGTAGAGGCGGCGGATGGCGAGCATACCTGCCGTGTCATGGAAGTCATAAACGGAACGACAAACACGAATGAACTACATGAGCAGGTACGTGTGGAGAACGGCGTTCTAAACTGGCAGGACAGTTCGTATGGCTTAATTGCCACCTTTGAACGGTATGGCAAAAACGGCAATCGTGCTTACGGGCTTATTACAGGGAACACGATCAAGCACGGAGCGATTGCAACGACATATTCTCATGACAATCATAATCTGCTAGTCGTTGGACACTCGCCAGAAGATATGGCGCTTGCATCCAATACGGTAATTGCTGATCAGGGCGGCTTCTGTGTCGTAAAAGATGGCAAAGTACTCGCTCACATCCCGCTGCCTGTTGGAGGCATCTTGTCAGAGGAATCATTCGAGGAGTTCGGTCAAGCTGTAAAGCAGCTTCGCGAGGCGATGGAGTCTCTCGGCTACGAGCACTATAATCCGATTATGTCGCTGTGCACGCATTCCTTGCCGGTTAGCCCGGCGCTGAAGCTGACTGACCTGGGCCTGATTGATGTCCACTCCGGACAAGTTGTACCTCTTATTGTAGGGACGGATTAA
- a CDS encoding ABC transporter permease: MKKPFVWLLLPGLLFLTVFMVIPIFMTIGSTFFREGQFTIEGYIKLLSDPFMLKILGTTLQVSTITTIACILIGFPVAYYISKQKARTKGILLALAIFPLMTSAIVRSFSWMVILGKNGLVNQLLTSIGLIDEPMKILYTPTSMMIGLIHLFLPLMIISLVGVMENIDRDLLNASSSLGASRMKGFMTIIVPLCVPGLIVGSILVFVGSLTAYTTPQLLGGKQRVVATFLYQNAMTLNDWDMASIIATVMIVVTFIIIGLMNQLARKLNPKG, from the coding sequence ATGAAAAAACCATTCGTATGGCTACTGCTGCCAGGACTATTGTTTTTGACTGTGTTCATGGTCATCCCCATCTTTATGACGATTGGATCCACCTTCTTCCGTGAAGGCCAATTTACAATCGAAGGTTATATCAAGCTGCTCAGCGATCCGTTCATGCTAAAAATATTAGGAACAACATTGCAGGTCAGTACCATCACCACAATTGCCTGCATTTTGATCGGATTTCCGGTCGCCTATTATATTTCGAAGCAGAAGGCACGCACGAAAGGAATCTTGCTGGCCTTGGCTATTTTCCCGCTCATGACGAGCGCCATCGTACGTTCCTTTAGCTGGATGGTCATTCTCGGCAAGAATGGACTCGTAAATCAGCTGCTGACCAGTATAGGACTTATTGATGAACCAATGAAAATATTGTACACCCCGACTTCGATGATGATCGGTCTTATTCATCTGTTCTTGCCGCTTATGATCATTTCGCTCGTAGGCGTTATGGAGAACATTGATCGCGACTTGTTAAATGCTTCATCCAGCCTTGGTGCATCCCGAATGAAAGGATTCATGACGATCATTGTACCGCTATGTGTACCGGGACTCATCGTCGGCAGTATCCTCGTATTCGTAGGCAGCCTGACGGCATATACAACACCGCAATTGCTGGGTGGCAAGCAGCGTGTAGTCGCAACGTTCCTATATCAGAATGCAATGACGCTCAATGATTGGGACATGGCATCGATTATTGCGACCGTTATGATTGTCGTCACCTTTATCATTATCGGGCTCATGAATCAACTTGCTCGCAAATTGAATCCGAAGGGATAA
- a CDS encoding ABC transporter ATP-binding protein: MELLSLQNISVAYEKNLILKDFNLSLNEGELISLLGPSGCGKTTTLRLIAGFLEAKDGKFLFQGKDYTRVPVNKRNFGFVFQSYALFPHMNVYDNVAYGLKLRKVDKSAIAKRVHEMLEVVDLKGFEKRFPGELSGGQRQRVAIARSLVIQPDLLLFDEPLSNLDANLRVNMRVEIRRIQKQLGITSVYVSHDQEECFSISDKVAIMNKGVIEQLDAPANIYKYPATEFVARFIGFNNFIDIGEMHDDGGVITLQGAQGTQLQVIHRSGYPLTDSMKGAIRPDDLMVAIDSECTAGIGGLTAEDVAAGRNLIAGQVKISTFLGRSYQYVVDTALGEFTVNREMEMPFERGTAVKLVLPKEKVVLVRSSK, from the coding sequence ATGGAATTGCTATCCCTTCAAAATATATCGGTTGCATATGAGAAGAACCTGATTCTTAAAGACTTTAACTTGAGCTTGAACGAAGGAGAACTGATCTCTCTGCTCGGGCCTTCTGGCTGCGGCAAAACAACAACACTTCGTCTTATCGCCGGATTTCTGGAAGCGAAGGACGGCAAATTCCTTTTCCAAGGGAAAGACTACACGCGGGTTCCGGTCAACAAGCGTAACTTCGGATTTGTATTCCAGAGCTATGCGCTCTTCCCACACATGAATGTGTACGATAATGTCGCTTATGGATTGAAGCTGCGTAAGGTGGACAAGTCAGCCATCGCTAAGCGTGTGCATGAGATGCTTGAGGTTGTCGATTTAAAAGGATTCGAGAAGCGATTCCCTGGTGAATTGTCAGGCGGTCAGCGTCAGCGTGTCGCGATTGCCCGCTCACTCGTCATTCAACCGGATCTGCTGCTGTTCGACGAACCGCTCAGCAATTTGGATGCGAACTTGCGAGTTAATATGCGGGTTGAAATTCGCCGCATTCAGAAGCAGCTTGGCATTACGAGTGTATATGTATCCCATGACCAGGAGGAGTGCTTCTCGATTTCAGACAAGGTCGCTATTATGAACAAAGGCGTAATCGAGCAACTAGACGCCCCTGCGAACATTTACAAGTACCCTGCAACCGAGTTTGTTGCCCGGTTCATTGGCTTTAACAACTTTATTGATATCGGCGAAATGCATGATGACGGCGGCGTTATTACGCTCCAAGGCGCACAAGGCACACAATTGCAAGTTATCCACCGCTCTGGATATCCGCTGACGGATTCCATGAAAGGTGCGATTCGTCCGGACGACCTTATGGTAGCAATAGACAGCGAGTGTACAGCAGGGATCGGCGGCTTGACTGCAGAGGATGTCGCAGCAGGTCGAAACCTCATTGCCGGACAAGTCAAAATCAGCACATTCCTCGGTCGGAGCTATCAATATGTTGTGGACACGGCGCTTGGCGAATTCACGGTGAACCGGGAAATGGAGATGCCATTTGAGCGCGGCACTGCCGTGAAGCTGGTATTGCCGAAAGAGAAGGTTGTCCTGGTGAGAAGCTCGAAGTAG